In Leptodesmis sichuanensis A121, the following are encoded in one genomic region:
- a CDS encoding 2TM domain-containing protein has translation MPPRWPRQPDRNDPAYRKLDDRMTFATHVALFAAVNSGLWFFRLAPQKLGGLATPGGLPGTPWITVAWALFLLAHAVYVFAIAQYSDSTAPAATAGSGFGSNDQPTAKSKKS, from the coding sequence ATGCCTCCACGTTGGCCGCGCCAGCCCGATCGCAACGATCCTGCCTACCGCAAACTCGATGACCGGATGACCTTTGCCACCCACGTCGCGTTGTTTGCAGCCGTCAATTCTGGCCTTTGGTTTTTCCGGCTTGCACCCCAGAAGCTTGGGGGACTCGCAACTCCAGGCGGACTTCCGGGAACTCCCTGGATCACCGTAGCCTGGGCACTATTCCTGCTGGCTCACGCGGTGTATGTATTTGCAATCGCCCAATATTCAGATTCAACTGCACCAGCAGCAACGGCAGGCAGTGGATTTGGCTCGAACGATCAACCCACTGCAAAATCTAAAAAATCTTGA
- a CDS encoding DUF3181 family protein — MASISSSEAIEALAADIGENVYIDVAKWHLFLSNAHLHTTVAEKLYPLLSGNKLSADQVTQVLQSIPVKLGGGKREVPLADLIPMQCMVNLISNSKFRF, encoded by the coding sequence ATGGCAAGCATCAGTTCCAGTGAAGCGATCGAAGCCCTGGCCGCCGATATTGGCGAAAATGTATATATCGACGTAGCCAAGTGGCACCTTTTTCTATCCAATGCCCACCTGCACACCACCGTCGCCGAAAAACTCTACCCGCTCCTGAGTGGCAACAAACTGTCTGCAGATCAAGTCACCCAGGTGCTGCAAAGCATCCCTGTTAAATTGGGCGGCGGTAAGCGGGAAGTTCCCCTTGCCGACTTAATTCCCATGCAATGTATGGTCAACTTAATCAGCAATTCCAAATTCAGATTTTGA
- a CDS encoding ISNCY family transposase, whose protein sequence is MESLPLSFAVLLSYLRQVVEQIADPRQPSNGTRYKLSDGILGAFSVFFMQCESFLEHQRQMQSQRGKDNAQSLFGIAQIPSSAQIRNLLDEVAAVGLFAVFFQVYAALMRGGYFKSYQQWNGDLLVALDGTEYFKSQKIHCQYCSSRTHKNGKVTYVHQAILPAIVAPDQPQVIALVPEFVTPQDGHEKQDCEVAAAKRWISTHAARFGTQGITLLGDDLYSHQPLCEHCLQHQLSFIFTCLPQSHPALYDWLGYLDANGEVKTLEQAQWNKRTKEIYRYRYVNQIPLRDTQPALQVNWCELTVVRESDGKVLYTNAWVTDHDLTPATVPHVVSAGRSRWKTENENHNVLKTKGYHLEHNFGHGQHHLAATLLTLNLLAFLFHTVLHLVDLSYQQIRHKRGTRRGFFQDILALTKYLWFESWQHLLNFMLSDSPPAQTADSS, encoded by the coding sequence ATGGAGAGTCTGCCCCTGAGTTTTGCTGTGTTGCTGAGCTATCTACGTCAAGTCGTGGAACAGATTGCTGACCCGCGACAGCCGAGCAATGGAACGCGCTACAAGCTGAGCGATGGGATTTTGGGGGCGTTTTCGGTGTTCTTCATGCAATGTGAATCGTTTCTAGAGCATCAGCGGCAGATGCAAAGTCAGCGGGGCAAAGACAACGCCCAAAGTTTGTTTGGGATTGCCCAGATTCCGAGTTCAGCGCAAATCCGCAATTTGTTGGATGAAGTGGCAGCGGTGGGATTGTTTGCCGTGTTTTTCCAGGTTTATGCCGCTTTGATGCGAGGGGGATATTTCAAATCCTATCAGCAATGGAATGGAGATTTGTTGGTGGCATTGGATGGCACGGAGTACTTCAAGTCGCAGAAGATTCACTGTCAGTACTGTTCGAGTCGAACCCACAAGAATGGCAAGGTCACTTACGTTCATCAGGCGATTTTGCCAGCGATTGTCGCGCCTGATCAACCGCAGGTGATTGCGTTAGTCCCAGAGTTTGTCACCCCGCAAGATGGGCATGAGAAGCAAGACTGTGAAGTGGCAGCCGCCAAACGGTGGATCAGCACTCATGCGGCTCGGTTTGGAACTCAAGGGATAACCCTGCTTGGAGATGACCTCTATAGCCATCAACCCCTGTGCGAACACTGCTTACAGCATCAACTCAGCTTTATTTTTACGTGTCTGCCACAGTCGCACCCTGCCCTCTACGACTGGCTGGGCTATTTGGATGCCAACGGCGAAGTCAAAACCTTAGAACAAGCGCAGTGGAACAAACGCACGAAAGAAATTTATCGCTACCGCTATGTCAATCAAATTCCGCTGCGCGACACCCAACCTGCTTTGCAAGTCAACTGGTGTGAACTCACAGTGGTGCGCGAATCAGACGGCAAAGTCCTCTACACCAATGCCTGGGTGACTGACCACGACCTGACTCCCGCAACGGTGCCCCACGTGGTCAGCGCTGGCAGAAGTCGGTGGAAGACTGAGAACGAAAATCATAACGTCCTCAAGACCAAGGGCTATCATCTCGAACATAACTTTGGCCATGGTCAACACCATCTAGCTGCTACTCTGCTCACCCTCAATCTCTTGGCATTCCTCTTTCATACCGTCTTGCATCTCGTTGACCTCTCCTATCAGCAGATTCGCCACAAGCGAGGGACGCGCAGGGGCTTTTTCCAAGATATTTTGGCGCTCACCAAATACCTCTGGTTTGAAAGTTGGCAGCATCTCCTCAATTTCATGCTCTCTGATTCCCCGCCTGCTCAAACTGCTGATTCCTCTTAG